The proteins below come from a single Panicum hallii strain FIL2 chromosome 7, PHallii_v3.1, whole genome shotgun sequence genomic window:
- the LOC112901378 gene encoding E3 ubiquitin-protein ligase WAV3-like isoform X4, with protein MGTGWRRALCTSVQWDDGGDGHRDAKNKKRRPQHTPTAGAGGGFFSAGGGFFSAVKSAATGGGSSSSSNPSTPTLRCRTKPLQQPAEPASVTPPSAPAPMGKHRMPLLQALSAPASRRSPSRFALLKASLLPSKGTSEDVFSFEDDSVEEGEELEKPKAVKRVAENAFKTLPCDREAKITMPYGQKPGFGDGSGVQCR; from the exons ATGGGGACGGGGTGGCGGAGGGCGCTGTGCACGTCCGTCCAGTgggacgacggcggcgacggccaCCGCGACGCCAAGAACAAGAAGCGCCGCCCGCAACACACGCCCACCGCTGGCGCCGGCGGGGGATTCTTCTCCGCCGGCGGGGGATTCTTCTCCGCCGTCAAGAGCGCCGCCACCgggggcggcagcagcagcagcagcaaccccTCGACGCCGACCCTGCGCTGCCGGACCAAGCCCCTGCAGCAGCCGGCGGAGCCCGCGTCCGTGACGCCGCCCTCCGCGCCGGCGCCCATGGGGAAGCACCGGATGCCGCTGCTGCAGGCGCTGTCGGCGCCGGCATCGCGCAGATCCCCCTCCAGATTCGCGCTGCTCAAGGCCTCGCTCCTCCCGTCCAAG GGCACGAGTGAGGATGTGTTCAGTTTTGAAGATGATTCagtggaggaaggggaggaactTGAAAAG CCTAAGGCTGTGAAAAGGGTGGCTGAGAACGCCTTTAAGACACTACCCTGTGATAGGGAAGCAAAGATCACAATGCCATATGGGCAGAAACCAG GATTTGGGGATGGCAGTGGTGTACAATGTCGGTAA
- the LOC112901378 gene encoding E3 ubiquitin-protein ligase WAV3-like isoform X3: MGTGWRRALCTSVQWDDGGDGHRDAKNKKRRPQHTPTAGAGGGFFSAGGGFFSAVKSAATGGGSSSSSNPSTPTLRCRTKPLQQPAEPASVTPPSAPAPMGKHRMPLLQALSAPASRRSPSRFALLKASLLPSKGTSEDVFSFEDDSVEEGEELEKPKAVKRVAENAFKTLPCDREAKITMPYGQKPGATRGRKHTYFRLARLY, from the exons ATGGGGACGGGGTGGCGGAGGGCGCTGTGCACGTCCGTCCAGTgggacgacggcggcgacggccaCCGCGACGCCAAGAACAAGAAGCGCCGCCCGCAACACACGCCCACCGCTGGCGCCGGCGGGGGATTCTTCTCCGCCGGCGGGGGATTCTTCTCCGCCGTCAAGAGCGCCGCCACCgggggcggcagcagcagcagcagcaaccccTCGACGCCGACCCTGCGCTGCCGGACCAAGCCCCTGCAGCAGCCGGCGGAGCCCGCGTCCGTGACGCCGCCCTCCGCGCCGGCGCCCATGGGGAAGCACCGGATGCCGCTGCTGCAGGCGCTGTCGGCGCCGGCATCGCGCAGATCCCCCTCCAGATTCGCGCTGCTCAAGGCCTCGCTCCTCCCGTCCAAG GGCACGAGTGAGGATGTGTTCAGTTTTGAAGATGATTCagtggaggaaggggaggaactTGAAAAG CCTAAGGCTGTGAAAAGGGTGGCTGAGAACGCCTTTAAGACACTACCCTGTGATAGGGAAGCAAAGATCACAATGCCATATGGGCAGAAACCAG
- the LOC112899444 gene encoding putative nuclease HARBI1, translating to MHAIGELRNDFITPPSTSTPAKIAGNPRWDPYFKDCIGAIDGTHVRASVPKHKEASFHGRKSYPTQNVMAAVDFNLRFTFVLAGWEGTAHDALVLRDALERENGLRVPQGKFYLVDAGYGAKPEFLPPFHGVRYHLNEWGNNPMQNEKELFNHRHSSLRVTVERAFGSLKRRFKILDDATPFFPFSTQVEIVVACCIIHNWVVQDGGDDFIIDASEELPTINHHTSSHGQASEHAFMVNFRQELANALWEDYHANNI from the exons ATGCACGCTATTGGAGAGCTACGAAACGACTTCATTACACCACCATCGACATCAACTCCAGCTAAAATTGCAGGAAACCCAAGATGGGATCCTTACTTTAAG GATTGTATTGGAGCAATAGATGGCACACACGTGCGGGCCTCTGTTCCTAAACACAAGGAGGCTTCCTTTCATGGTAGAAAGAGTTATCCTACTCAAAATGTCATGGCAgctgtagattttaatcttcgATTCACATTTGTGTTGGCCGGTTGGGAGGGGACAGCCCATGACGCTCTAGTCTTACGGGATGCTTTAGAGAGGGAAAATGGTCTTCGTGTTCCACAAG GCAAGTTCTACCTAGTTGATGCCGGATATGGAGCCAAACCTGAATTTCTGCCCCCTTTTCATGGTGTTCGGTACCACTTGAACGAGTGGGGCAACAATCCTATGCAAAATGAGAAGGAATTATTCAATCATAGGCACTCATCGTTGAGAGTCACTGTTGAGCGGGCATTTGGTTCGTTGAAGAGGAGATTTAAAATTCTTGATGATGCTACACCATTCTTTCCCTTCTCTACACAAGTAGAAATTGTGGTTGCTTGTTGTATTATTCACAACTGGGTTGTACAAGATGGAGGTGATGACTTTATCATTGATGCGAGTGAGGAATTGCCTACCATTAATCATCATACATCTTCTCATGGACAAGCATCAGAGCATGCCTTTATGGTTAACTTCAGGCAGGAACTTGCCAATGCCCTGTGGGAAGACTATCATGCAAACAATATATGA